GATAGAGTTCTAATTTACTTACCTTTAATGCCAGAATTGCCAATTGCAATGTTAGCCTGTGCGAGAATAGGTGCAGTGCATAGTATTGTATTTTCAGGTTTCTCAACGCAGGCAGTTATTGACAGAATAAATGATGCAAAAGCAAAGTTAGTTATAACAACTTCACATACAATGAGGAGAGGAAAGAGAGTTGAACTAAAGAGGATAATTGATGAAGCAGTTTCTCAGACTCCTTCGGTCGAAAAAGTTCTAGTTATAAAGAGAGACGAGGAAATAGAATTAAACGAGGAAAGGGATGTATTATATCAAGATTTAATTAAGAGAACGGGATATAAAAAAGTTGAACCAGAAGAGACTTTATCTACGGATCCTCTCTTTATTCTTTATACTTCTGGAACCACCGGAAAGCCTAAAGGAATTCTTCATTTACACGGCGGATACGGATTATGGACTTACTTGACTACTCAGTGGGTTTTCGATTTAAAGGATAATGACGTGTTCTTTAATACTGCAGATATAGGTTGGATAACTGGACATTCATACATAGTTTATGGTCCATTACAAAACGGAGCTTCAGTGTTAATGTATGAGGGAGTTCCCGACTACCCTAATCCAGATAAGTGGTGGGATTTAGTTGAGAAGTACGGTATTACAGTATTCTATACTTCCCCAACGGCAATTAGGTCTTTAATGAAATATGGCGAGGAATGGGTAAAGAAGCACGATCTAAGCACACTTAGGATTTTAGGAAGTGTAGGTGAGCCTATAAACCCTGAAGCATGGAAATGGTATTTTAAGAATGTAGGAAACTCTTCACTTCCTATAGTTGATACTTGGTGGCAGACTGAAACTGGAGGAATAATGATTTCAGCAACTCCAGGCTTAGGTAATTATCTACTTAAACCAAGTGCTAACGGCTTACCTTTGCCCGGAGTCGATGCAGATGTATTTACTGAAGATGGTAAGGAAGCTAAAGCAAGGGAGAAAGGGTACATTGTAATTAAGAGACCTTGGCCAGGGATGCTTGCAGGAGTATGGGGAGACCCTGAAAGATACGTGAAAACTTACTTCTCTAAATTCCCAGGGATTTACTATCCTGGCGATTATGCAGTTAGAGATGAGGAAGGATTCTTCTACATCTTAGGAAGGGCCGACGAAGTATTAAAGATAGCAGGCCATAGGATAGGAACTAGAGAGATCGAGGACATTCTAATCTCTCACCCTGCAGTAGCCGAGTCTGCAGTAATAGGAATTCCCGATCCAGTTAGAGGTGAACTTGCAGTAGCCGCTGTAGTATTAAAACAAGGTTACCAGCCTTCAGAGGAATTAAGAAAATCATTAATAGAGTACGTGAAGAACAATCTAGGGCCTATAGTAATCTTCGGCGGACTGTATTTTGTAAGTAAATTACCAAAGACTAGATCAGGGAAGATAATGAGGAGAGTAGTGAGGAGTGTAATATCTGGTCAACCTCTAGGAGATGTATCGACTTTAGAAGATGAAACATCAGTTGATGAGTTAAAGAAGGTTATAGAAGAATTCTCTAAGGAGATCCAAGGGCAACAGAAAGAAGATAAATGAAAAATCTTTTTCTATTTTTATTGTTCTACCATTATTACTCTTGCTTTTGCTCCGCTCTTTGGCCAAGTTATTACGCTTATCAAGACTAAAAGTATGGAAGCAAATCCGAAACCGTCTACCCATTTAGATATTGTTGTAACTCCGTACATTAATGTAAGTAGCCCTATTATAATGTCAGCAATTCCCCCTACAAAACCTCCAGCATTATACGCAAAACCTGAAAGGAATCCTCTAACTTCTGCAGGAACTGCGTCAGCTAATAATAATGGCATTAAAGGCCAGAAACCGGTAAAGAATGCAAAGACTATCACGCCAAAAGACATGCTCACTGTATTTATTAATGCATAAATTACTGGAACGGCAAAAGGAAGCCCTATCATTAGTCCTATTAGCCCTATGTAAATTAGTCTCTTCTTATTGTACCTATCAGCAAGCCTTCCGAAGAGAATGAAGGATATTGCTAAAACTATATTAGCTATTGTCATTAGTATCCCTAAAACGTAACCAGGAAGATGGTCAACTTCAGCAACTACAGTATAGTTTCCAAAAACTGCAAAATATGCAGTAAACATACCCGACATTCCTAATGTAGCCTTAAGTAGAACTCCCATGTATTCTTTATACCTTATAGATATCTTACTGGAACCTTCTCTCATGTCCTTCACTTTAAATTGAATGTAAGGTAACAAGAGGAGCGGTAATGCTCCAGTTAAAAGGAATAATCTCCAATCATTGATAATGTTTGCCATGAATATCAAGTAAGTTATTCCAGTTAAGGAATATCCTATTCCATAACCTGCTTGAACTATTCCAGTGACAAATCCTTTTAATGATCTCGGAGCCTGCTCGTAGGCTATTACAGTTCCTGCAGTCCATTCTGCACCCATGAAGACTCCTTCGATTAATCTGAATATAAATAAGAGAATAACAGTAGGAGAAAATACCATTAAACCTTGGAATAAAGCATAACCTCCAGTTCCTATCATTAACACTGGTTTCCTTCCCATTGTGTCAGCATATTTTCCAAAAACCATTCCTCCTATTACTCTCCCTATGAGACCTAAGGAGAAAAGTATCGAAATCTCAAAGTAATTTAAGTTAAATGCCTTCTCAAGTGCGCCATAAACGTATGTAATTAATAATAAATCGTATATATTACCTGCCCAAGCTAACGAAGATGATAATGTAGCGTGAATATAAGATTTCATAAAACTTGTGAAGATATGTTAAAATAAAAGGTTTCTTAATTTAAAACTTTCAAAACTTTCATGAAACTTTAAAGTTAAATTAGAGATTTTTTAATTTCAAGTGAATGCGATCGTGTGGCTTCTTTAAATATTTTAGTAGATTTATAATGATCAAAATTAAGGTTTAAACAAGTCAAAATTGTAAATGATTTAATATGCGTTTTTAATAAACTGTGACAAATCTTTAGTTATGAGCATTGGAATTAAAGGAAAAAGCTATAATTTAAAAGGCAATTGCCAAGTGTACTATGGCTACTTTGATTTACAAGATCTAGTTAATTCTTTGAGCATTTTAGATCCTACAGGATACCTAAAAATTAGGCGAATGCTTGCTTGGAATCTTTATTTTTACTTATCAAGGAATCACACTGACCAATTGAGGAATTTATACTATGTAATTTATGAAACGTCGGCAATTATGAGAGAACTCAATTTTAGAAACATAAATCCAAATTATGCCTTGCCTTCTATTCTCGATAGAGTAAATACTTCAATGAGGCTTACGTGGAAAAACGGTGAGTTCTCATTAAAGGATCCTTTAAACATTTCCTGTGAAATTAATCTTAATAGTGAGATTAATAAGTTAATCAAAATAGAGGTAGAAAATCAAGGAAAAATAAACGTGAATAGCAATGAAATTAAAAGCAATAACCAGATGGATTTATACAAGTTATCTGACGTTAAGGGATTAAGTTTAGAATCGGAATTTCATTATAAGGACGGTAAAGTTAACGTCATAATAGATTTAAAATTCAAACCTGAGAATAAGGGCTTTAATAAGGAAATACAAGCTGAGGAATTAAACAGAATACTTAGAATTACTGCAAAAGAAGTTAATGAGAAGGCAATTAATTCTCATGAGATTTTTGAAGATTTTATGGTAGGGATAATGGAGACTTTGATACAGCCTTTTTTGGACAAATATAAAAGCGAATTAGCAGAGGTTTTAGGTTTTAAGGAGCTTTTATACATTCCAGCAGGCAGGCATTTTATTTTAAATGCGGAGGAATCCGCATTAAATAACGAGGAAATAGCTCAGTTATTC
This genomic interval from Acidianus sp. HS-5 contains the following:
- the acs gene encoding acetate--CoA ligase, coding for MSENLPFEERYYQPPYKQLYKESLEEPEKFWREMAEGLEWFSPFDKVLDESNAPFYRWFAGGKINITYNALDRQIKNRGNKIAIYWENEKGESRQLTYGELYNEVNRFSKILQDLGIKKGDRVLIYLPLMPELPIAMLACARIGAVHSIVFSGFSTQAVIDRINDAKAKLVITTSHTMRRGKRVELKRIIDEAVSQTPSVEKVLVIKRDEEIELNEERDVLYQDLIKRTGYKKVEPEETLSTDPLFILYTSGTTGKPKGILHLHGGYGLWTYLTTQWVFDLKDNDVFFNTADIGWITGHSYIVYGPLQNGASVLMYEGVPDYPNPDKWWDLVEKYGITVFYTSPTAIRSLMKYGEEWVKKHDLSTLRILGSVGEPINPEAWKWYFKNVGNSSLPIVDTWWQTETGGIMISATPGLGNYLLKPSANGLPLPGVDADVFTEDGKEAKAREKGYIVIKRPWPGMLAGVWGDPERYVKTYFSKFPGIYYPGDYAVRDEEGFFYILGRADEVLKIAGHRIGTREIEDILISHPAVAESAVIGIPDPVRGELAVAAVVLKQGYQPSEELRKSLIEYVKNNLGPIVIFGGLYFVSKLPKTRSGKIMRRVVRSVISGQPLGDVSTLEDETSVDELKKVIEEFSKEIQGQQKEDK
- a CDS encoding MFS transporter produces the protein MKSYIHATLSSSLAWAGNIYDLLLITYVYGALEKAFNLNYFEISILFSLGLIGRVIGGMVFGKYADTMGRKPVLMIGTGGYALFQGLMVFSPTVILLFIFRLIEGVFMGAEWTAGTVIAYEQAPRSLKGFVTGIVQAGYGIGYSLTGITYLIFMANIINDWRLFLLTGALPLLLLPYIQFKVKDMREGSSKISIRYKEYMGVLLKATLGMSGMFTAYFAVFGNYTVVAEVDHLPGYVLGILMTIANIVLAISFILFGRLADRYNKKRLIYIGLIGLMIGLPFAVPVIYALINTVSMSFGVIVFAFFTGFWPLMPLLLADAVPAEVRGFLSGFAYNAGGFVGGIADIIIGLLTLMYGVTTISKWVDGFGFASILLVLISVITWPKSGAKARVIMVEQ